A genomic segment from Paramixta manurensis encodes:
- the gcvH gene encoding glycine cleavage system protein GcvH has protein sequence MSNVPNELKYRESHEWVRKEADGTYTVGITEHAQELLGDMVFVDLPEVGATFAVGDDCAVAESVKAASDIYAPLSGEIVSVNDALDGSPELVNSAPYADGWLFKIKASDESELDSLLDADAYKAAIDE, from the coding sequence ATGAGCAATGTGCCAAATGAATTGAAGTACCGTGAAAGCCATGAATGGGTGCGCAAAGAGGCTGATGGTACTTATACCGTCGGTATTACCGAGCATGCGCAAGAATTGTTGGGCGATATGGTTTTCGTCGACTTGCCAGAAGTGGGCGCCACTTTTGCCGTTGGCGATGATTGCGCGGTCGCCGAGTCGGTAAAAGCCGCCTCCGATATTTATGCGCCGCTGAGCGGCGAAATCGTCTCGGTTAACGATGCGCTGGATGGCTCACCAGAGTTAGTCAACAGTGCGCCTTACGCCGATGGCTGGCTGTTCAAAATCAAAGCCAGCGATGAGTCCGAGTTGGATTCTCTGCTTGATGCGGATGCCTACAAAGCCGCGATTGACGAGTAA
- the gcvT gene encoding glycine cleavage system aminomethyltransferase GcvT produces the protein MTQQTPLFEQHQACGARMVDFHGWMMPLHYGSQMDEHHAVRTDAGMFDVSHMTIVDLHGARTREFLRYLVANDVAKLTQPGKALYTAMLNASAGVIDDLIVYFMREDWFRLVVNSATREKDLAWINQHAEPFGVTLTERDDLALIAVQGPNAQQKAQTLFSDVQRQAVSGMKPFFGVQADDLFIATTGYTGEAGYEIALPVAQAAALWQQLLAAGVKPAGLGARDTLRLEAGMNLYGQEMDESVSPLAANMGWTISWEPGDRQFIGREALEAQREKGTEKLVGLLMTEKGVLRNALPVHFTDAEGNQQEGVITSGSFSPTLGCSIALARVSAGIGDQAIVLIRNREMPVKVTKPIFVRAGKPVAQ, from the coding sequence ATGACTCAGCAGACACCCTTGTTTGAACAGCACCAGGCCTGCGGCGCGCGTATGGTCGATTTTCATGGCTGGATGATGCCGTTGCACTACGGTTCGCAAATGGACGAGCACCATGCTGTTCGTACCGATGCGGGTATGTTTGACGTTTCTCATATGACGATTGTTGACCTGCATGGCGCGCGAACCCGCGAGTTTCTGCGTTATTTGGTGGCGAATGATGTCGCCAAACTGACCCAGCCTGGCAAGGCGCTCTACACCGCAATGCTGAATGCATCGGCAGGCGTAATTGACGATCTGATTGTGTACTTTATGCGTGAGGATTGGTTCCGTCTGGTGGTGAACTCCGCTACCCGGGAGAAGGATCTGGCGTGGATTAATCAGCACGCCGAGCCCTTTGGCGTCACGCTAACCGAACGCGATGACTTGGCGTTAATTGCGGTACAGGGGCCAAACGCGCAGCAGAAAGCGCAAACGCTATTTAGCGACGTGCAACGTCAGGCCGTCAGCGGGATGAAACCTTTCTTTGGCGTACAGGCGGACGATCTCTTTATTGCCACTACCGGTTATACCGGAGAAGCCGGTTATGAGATTGCTTTGCCGGTGGCGCAGGCGGCTGCCTTATGGCAACAACTGCTCGCTGCAGGCGTGAAACCAGCCGGTCTCGGCGCGCGTGACACGCTTCGGCTGGAAGCTGGCATGAACCTGTATGGCCAAGAGATGGATGAGAGTGTCTCTCCGCTGGCGGCCAATATGGGCTGGACCATTAGTTGGGAACCCGGCGACCGGCAATTCATTGGTCGCGAAGCGCTGGAAGCGCAGCGCGAGAAGGGCACCGAAAAACTGGTAGGTCTGCTGATGACGGAAAAAGGCGTACTGCGTAACGCGCTGCCAGTTCATTTCACCGACGCGGAAGGCAACCAACAGGAAGGGGTGATCACTAGCGGCTCCTTTTCCCCCACTTTGGGGTGCAGCATCGCGCTGGCCCGCGTGTCGGCCGGCATTGGCGATCAGGCCATTGTGTTGATTCGTAACCGGGAAATGCCGGTGAAAGTGACCAAACCGATTTTTGTTCGCGCCGGTAAACCGGTCGCTCAGTAA
- the ubiH gene encoding 2-octaprenyl-6-methoxyphenyl hydroxylase — protein sequence MSIIIAGGGMTGATLALALSALCEGRLPITLIEASEPGARHHPGYDGRAIALAQGTCQQLAAINLWPYLRDCATPIVHVHVSDRGHAGAVSMAAGDYGIPALGQVVELHEVGERLYQRLKKAPGVTLRCPATVANVERTQEKVSVTLQNGERMAAQLLVAADGTRSPIAASCGMEWHVEDYQQIAVIANVSTQIPHQGRAFERFTEHGPLALLPMSAGRCSLVWSHARAMKATVDSWDDARFLAELQRAFGWRLGRFTHVGQRYSYPLSLQTATRHVSHRLALVGNAQQTLHPIAGQGFNLGLRDVMSLAETVAAAWRQQQDSGSFAVLQRYAQRRQADQQATIGVTDGLVRLFANHYAPLVVGRNLGLMAMDKLPILRTRLAERTLGWVKR from the coding sequence ATGAGCATTATCATTGCAGGCGGCGGGATGACCGGCGCCACTTTAGCCTTAGCGCTCTCTGCGCTGTGTGAGGGGCGCCTGCCAATTACCTTAATCGAAGCCAGCGAGCCTGGCGCACGCCATCATCCTGGCTATGATGGGCGCGCGATTGCGCTGGCGCAGGGAACCTGCCAGCAACTGGCGGCGATCAATCTGTGGCCATACTTGCGAGATTGCGCAACGCCAATTGTCCACGTCCACGTCAGCGATCGTGGTCACGCGGGCGCGGTGTCGATGGCGGCGGGGGATTACGGTATCCCGGCTTTAGGGCAGGTCGTTGAACTGCATGAAGTCGGTGAGAGGTTGTATCAACGGCTGAAAAAAGCGCCGGGCGTCACGCTACGTTGTCCGGCTACGGTCGCCAACGTTGAGCGTACGCAGGAGAAGGTGAGCGTCACGCTACAAAATGGTGAGCGGATGGCCGCGCAACTGCTGGTAGCGGCGGACGGAACGCGCTCACCGATTGCCGCCTCCTGCGGGATGGAATGGCATGTTGAGGATTATCAGCAGATTGCGGTGATCGCCAATGTGTCAACCCAGATCCCTCATCAGGGCCGTGCATTTGAGCGTTTTACTGAGCACGGGCCGCTGGCGTTGTTACCGATGTCAGCCGGGCGTTGTTCGTTGGTCTGGAGCCATGCGCGGGCAATGAAAGCCACGGTGGATAGCTGGGACGATGCGCGTTTTCTGGCAGAGTTACAGCGGGCGTTTGGCTGGCGTTTGGGGCGTTTTACCCATGTCGGGCAGCGTTATAGCTATCCGTTATCTCTACAGACGGCGACCCGGCATGTTTCTCACCGTCTGGCATTAGTAGGGAATGCACAGCAAACTTTGCATCCGATTGCCGGTCAGGGGTTCAACTTGGGGCTGCGCGATGTAATGTCCCTGGCGGAGACGGTTGCCGCCGCCTGGCGCCAGCAGCAAGATAGCGGCAGCTTCGCTGTGTTACAGCGCTATGCGCAGCGTCGGCAGGCCGATCAACAGGCGACGATCGGCGTGACCGATGGTTTGGTGCGCCTGTTTGCCAATCACTACGCCCCGTTAGTCGTCGGGCGAAATTTAGGATTGATGGCGATGGATAAGCTCCCGATTCTGCGTACCAGGCTGGCTGAGCGTACGCTCGGCTGGGTAAAGCGTTAA
- the ubiI gene encoding FAD-dependent 2-octaprenylphenol hydroxylase, translating into MQTFDVAIAGGGMVGLAVACGLHGSGLRVVVLEKAEPRPIAQDAAPALRVSAINAASERLLQHLDAWSSILAWRASRYHAMEVWDRDSFGHIAFDAEQQALTHLGHIVENQVIHQALWQRAAGLDDVTLRAPAELQQVAFGENEAFITLADGNMMSARLMIAADGAHSWLRQKADIPLTFWDYEHHALVANIRTEQPHDAVARQVFHGDGILAFLPLSDPHLSSIVWSLPPQEADRLRSMPEALFNQQLSVAFDMRLGLCRVESERETFPLMARYARQFAGHRLALVGDAAHTIHPLAGQGVNLGFMDAATLIGEIKRLHQQGKDIGQHLYLRRYERERKHSAALMLAGMQGFRQLFAGENPAKKLLRDIGLTLADNLPGVKPRLLKQAMGLNDLPHWLR; encoded by the coding sequence ATGCAAACATTTGATGTAGCGATCGCCGGCGGCGGGATGGTAGGGCTGGCGGTGGCGTGTGGCCTGCATGGTAGTGGGCTGCGGGTGGTGGTGCTGGAAAAGGCTGAACCGCGCCCGATTGCGCAGGATGCCGCGCCCGCCTTACGCGTCTCGGCAATTAACGCTGCCAGCGAACGTTTACTGCAGCATCTTGACGCCTGGTCATCGATTCTTGCCTGGCGCGCCAGCCGTTACCATGCGATGGAGGTCTGGGATCGGGATAGTTTTGGGCATATCGCATTTGATGCTGAGCAGCAGGCGCTAACTCACCTTGGGCATATCGTTGAAAATCAGGTGATTCACCAGGCATTATGGCAACGCGCCGCCGGGTTGGATGACGTAACGCTTCGCGCGCCAGCCGAGTTACAACAGGTCGCGTTTGGCGAGAACGAAGCTTTTATCACGCTTGCCGATGGCAATATGATGAGCGCGCGTTTGATGATTGCGGCAGATGGCGCGCATTCATGGCTGCGACAAAAAGCCGATATCCCCTTAACGTTTTGGGATTACGAACACCATGCTTTAGTCGCCAATATTCGTACCGAACAGCCACATGACGCGGTAGCGCGCCAGGTGTTTCACGGCGATGGTATTTTGGCATTCCTTCCGCTTAGCGACCCGCACCTCAGTTCGATCGTATGGTCGCTACCGCCACAAGAAGCTGACCGGCTGCGTTCAATGCCAGAGGCGTTGTTTAATCAACAGTTGTCGGTGGCATTCGATATGCGTCTCGGTTTATGCCGGGTAGAAAGTGAACGTGAAACCTTCCCACTGATGGCGCGGTATGCACGTCAGTTTGCCGGGCATCGCCTGGCGCTGGTCGGCGATGCCGCGCATACCATCCATCCGCTGGCCGGACAGGGCGTCAACCTCGGGTTTATGGATGCTGCCACTTTAATCGGCGAGATAAAACGGCTGCATCAACAGGGCAAAGATATTGGGCAACATCTTTATTTGCGCCGTTACGAGCGTGAGCGCAAGCACAGCGCGGCGTTGATGCTGGCAGGTATGCAGGGTTTCCGCCAACTGTTTGCCGGTGAGAACCCGGCGAAAAAATTGCTGCGAGATATTGGTCTGACGCTGGCCGATAATCTGCCAGGCGTGAAGCCTCGTTTATTGAAGCAGGCAATGGGATTGAACGATTTGCCGCACTGGTTACGTTAG
- the gcvP gene encoding aminomethyl-transferring glycine dehydrogenase → MTQTLSQLEHTGAFIERHIGPSSQQQETMLAAIGAESLSALIASIVPADIQLPGPPAVGEAATEHQALAELKAIASRNQRYKSWIGMGYSAVLTPPVILRNMLENPGWYTAYTPYQPEVSQGRLEALLNFQQVTLDLTGLDIASASLLDEATAAAEAMAMAKRVSKLKDANKFFVADDVHPQTLDVVRTRAETFGFEVLVDKADKVLDHEGIFGVLLQQVGTTGEAHDYSALIEQLKARKIVVSVAADFMALVLLTAPGKQGADIVFGSAQRFGVPMGYGGPHAAFFAARDEHKRSMPGRIIGVSRDAAGNTALRMAMQTREQHIRREKANSNICTSQVLLANIASLYAVYHGPVGLKRIASRIHRLTDILAAGLKKGGLTLRHATWFDTLTVEVDDKAAVLARAHSFGVNLRNDIHHAVGIMLDETTSREDVATLFAILLGDEHAQDIDALDADVAAGEASIPAALLREEPILSHPVFNRHHSETEMMRYMHSLEKKDLALNQAMIPLGSCTMKLNAAAEMIPITWPEFAELHPFCPADQAAGYLQMIDQLSQWLVQLTGYDALCMQPNSGAQGEYAGLLAIRRYHESRNEGGRHICLIPSSAHGTNPASAQMAGMSVVVVACDKQGNIDLHDLRQKAEQAGEALSCIMVTYPSTHGVYEETIREVCQIVHQFGGQVYLDGANMNAQVGITTPGYIGADVSHLNLHKTFCIPHGGGGPGMGPIGVKAHLAPFVPGHSVVQINGVLTQQGAVSAAPFGSASILPISWMYIRMMGAEGLKQASSVAILNANYIASRLASAYPILYTGRDGRVAHECILDIRPLKEQTGISELDIAKRLIDYGFHAPTMSFPVAGTLMVEPTESESKIELDRFIDAMLAIRIEIDRVTQGEWPADDNPLVNAPHTQMEIVGEWNHPYSRDLAVFPAGSDNKYWPTVKRLDDVFGDRNLFCSCVPMSEYQ, encoded by the coding sequence ATGACCCAGACGCTCAGCCAGCTTGAACATACCGGCGCTTTTATTGAACGCCACATCGGCCCCTCGTCGCAGCAGCAAGAAACGATGCTGGCGGCAATTGGCGCCGAATCCCTTTCTGCCCTTATTGCCTCGATTGTGCCCGCTGATATCCAACTGCCCGGTCCACCGGCGGTGGGCGAAGCGGCCACGGAACATCAGGCGCTGGCTGAGTTAAAAGCGATCGCCAGCCGCAATCAGCGTTATAAATCCTGGATCGGGATGGGATACTCAGCGGTGCTTACCCCGCCGGTCATCCTGCGGAATATGCTGGAAAATCCAGGCTGGTATACCGCCTATACACCGTATCAACCCGAGGTTTCTCAAGGGCGTCTGGAAGCTTTGTTAAACTTCCAGCAGGTGACGCTGGATTTAACCGGGTTGGATATTGCCTCCGCTTCGCTCTTAGATGAAGCCACGGCTGCCGCTGAAGCGATGGCGATGGCTAAACGCGTCAGTAAGCTTAAGGATGCCAACAAATTTTTTGTCGCGGATGATGTTCATCCACAAACCCTGGATGTGGTACGCACCCGCGCGGAAACCTTCGGTTTTGAAGTGTTGGTGGATAAAGCGGATAAGGTGCTCGACCACGAGGGGATTTTTGGTGTTCTACTCCAACAGGTGGGTACCACTGGCGAAGCGCATGATTACAGCGCGTTAATTGAACAACTTAAAGCGCGAAAAATCGTGGTCAGCGTCGCCGCAGACTTTATGGCGCTGGTGCTGCTGACGGCGCCGGGCAAGCAGGGCGCGGATATTGTGTTTGGTTCGGCGCAACGTTTTGGGGTGCCGATGGGCTACGGTGGGCCGCATGCGGCTTTCTTCGCCGCGCGCGATGAGCATAAGCGCTCAATGCCGGGGCGTATTATCGGCGTATCGCGCGATGCGGCGGGCAACACAGCGCTGCGTATGGCGATGCAAACGCGTGAGCAACATATTCGTCGCGAAAAAGCTAACTCCAATATTTGTACCTCACAGGTGCTGTTAGCCAATATCGCCAGCCTGTATGCGGTTTATCACGGGCCGGTTGGCTTAAAACGTATTGCCAGCCGTATTCATCGTTTAACCGATATTTTGGCGGCGGGGCTGAAAAAAGGCGGGTTAACGCTACGTCACGCGACTTGGTTTGATACCCTCACCGTTGAAGTGGATGATAAAGCAGCGGTACTGGCACGCGCCCATAGCTTTGGCGTTAATCTGCGCAACGACATCCACCACGCGGTGGGTATTATGCTGGATGAAACCACTAGCCGGGAAGACGTTGCCACACTGTTCGCGATTTTGTTGGGCGATGAGCACGCGCAAGATATTGATGCGCTGGATGCCGATGTTGCGGCAGGGGAAGCTTCTATTCCGGCGGCATTACTGCGTGAGGAACCGATTCTGAGCCATCCGGTATTTAACCGTCATCACAGTGAAACTGAGATGATGCGTTACATGCACAGCCTGGAGAAAAAGGATTTGGCGCTCAACCAGGCGATGATTCCGCTGGGGTCGTGCACCATGAAGCTGAATGCGGCGGCGGAAATGATCCCGATTACCTGGCCAGAGTTCGCCGAACTGCATCCGTTCTGTCCGGCGGATCAGGCGGCGGGTTATTTGCAGATGATCGATCAGTTATCGCAGTGGCTGGTGCAGCTTACCGGTTATGACGCGCTCTGCATGCAGCCGAACTCCGGCGCTCAGGGTGAATACGCCGGGCTGCTGGCGATTCGTCGCTACCACGAAAGCCGTAATGAGGGCGGGCGCCATATCTGCCTGATCCCCAGTTCTGCGCACGGCACTAACCCGGCTTCAGCCCAGATGGCCGGTATGTCGGTGGTGGTCGTGGCCTGTGATAAACAGGGCAATATCGATCTACACGATTTGCGTCAGAAAGCCGAACAAGCGGGAGAGGCGCTCTCCTGTATTATGGTGACCTATCCCTCCACCCACGGCGTGTATGAAGAGACTATCCGTGAAGTGTGCCAGATTGTGCATCAGTTCGGCGGCCAGGTGTATCTTGACGGTGCCAATATGAACGCACAGGTGGGTATTACCACTCCAGGTTACATTGGTGCGGACGTTTCGCATCTCAACTTACATAAAACGTTCTGCATTCCGCACGGCGGCGGCGGGCCAGGCATGGGGCCGATTGGTGTGAAAGCGCATCTGGCGCCGTTTGTGCCGGGTCATAGCGTGGTGCAGATTAATGGTGTGCTGACTCAGCAAGGCGCGGTTTCCGCCGCACCTTTCGGTAGCGCCTCGATCCTGCCGATTAGTTGGATGTATATTCGCATGATGGGCGCCGAAGGGCTGAAACAGGCCAGTTCGGTCGCCATCCTTAATGCCAACTATATCGCCAGTCGCCTGGCGTCAGCCTATCCAATCCTGTATACCGGGCGCGATGGTCGTGTGGCGCATGAATGTATTCTGGATATTCGTCCGTTAAAAGAGCAGACCGGTATCAGCGAGTTGGATATTGCCAAGCGCCTGATCGATTACGGTTTCCACGCGCCGACCATGTCGTTCCCGGTTGCCGGAACGTTAATGGTGGAGCCGACCGAGTCGGAAAGCAAAATTGAGCTGGACCGCTTTATTGATGCGATGCTCGCTATCCGGATCGAGATCGATCGTGTGACCCAAGGTGAGTGGCCTGCCGACGATAACCCATTGGTTAATGCGCCGCATACTCAGATGGAAATCGTCGGGGAATGGAACCATCCCTATAGCCGCGATCTGGCGGTATTCCCGGCGGGTAGCGACAATAAGTATTGGCCAACGGTGAAACGTCTCGACGATGTGTTCGGCGATCGTAACCTGTTCTGTTCTTGTGTGCCGATGAGCGAATATCAGTAG
- a CDS encoding 6-phospho-beta-glucosidase produces the protein MSTHQQLPAGFLWGGAVAAHQVEGGWDQGGKGVSIADVLSGGAHGVDRVMTDGVQPGYSYPNHQAVEFYSHYQQDIALFAEMGFKCFRTSIAWTRIFPNGDEAEPNEAGLQFYDDLFDELLKHNIEPVITLSHFEMPYHLVKEYGGWLNRKVVDFFVRYSEVVMQRYRHKVKYWMTFNEINNQRNWKYPLFGYCCSGVVFTDQPEPEQAMYQVLHHQFVASAKVVALGHRINPAFKIGCMIAMVPLYPYSCHPDDVMYAQEAMRERYLFGDVHIRGYYPSYILNEWARKGYHIAMHDDDAQTLRDGCADYIGLSYYMSNAVQANAPGSGSAVAGFEGSVPNPHVKASDWGWQIDPVGLRYTLAALYERYQKPLFIVENGFGAIDKPNQHGVIEDDYRIAYLQAHIEQMKKAVFYDGVELMGYTPWGCIDCVSFTTGQYSKRYGFIHVDKHDDGSGTLARSKKKSFAWYQQVIASNGEQL, from the coding sequence ATGAGTACACATCAGCAGTTACCAGCAGGCTTCTTATGGGGCGGCGCAGTGGCGGCGCACCAGGTTGAAGGCGGATGGGATCAAGGTGGAAAAGGCGTTAGCATCGCCGATGTGCTTTCCGGCGGCGCCCACGGCGTAGATCGTGTGATGACCGACGGGGTACAACCTGGCTATAGCTACCCTAATCACCAGGCGGTGGAGTTCTACTCACACTACCAACAGGACATTGCGCTGTTTGCCGAAATGGGTTTCAAGTGCTTCCGTACCTCTATCGCCTGGACGCGTATTTTCCCCAACGGAGATGAAGCGGAACCGAATGAAGCAGGCCTGCAATTTTACGATGACCTGTTTGATGAATTGCTGAAGCATAATATTGAGCCGGTCATTACACTGTCTCATTTTGAGATGCCGTATCACCTGGTAAAAGAGTATGGCGGCTGGCTAAACCGCAAGGTGGTGGATTTTTTTGTTCGCTACAGCGAAGTCGTGATGCAGCGCTATCGCCACAAAGTGAAGTATTGGATGACCTTTAACGAGATCAACAATCAACGTAACTGGAAATATCCACTGTTTGGCTACTGCTGCTCAGGCGTGGTGTTTACCGATCAGCCCGAACCTGAACAGGCAATGTATCAGGTTCTGCACCATCAGTTTGTCGCCAGCGCCAAAGTGGTTGCGCTGGGCCATCGCATTAATCCCGCGTTTAAAATTGGTTGCATGATCGCGATGGTGCCGCTGTATCCCTACTCTTGCCATCCTGATGATGTCATGTACGCGCAAGAGGCAATGCGCGAGCGTTATCTGTTTGGCGACGTGCATATACGCGGTTACTACCCGTCATATATTCTCAATGAATGGGCGCGTAAAGGCTATCACATTGCAATGCATGATGACGATGCGCAAACGCTGCGCGATGGGTGCGCCGATTATATCGGCCTCAGTTATTACATGAGTAACGCGGTACAGGCCAACGCGCCGGGTAGCGGTAGCGCGGTTGCCGGGTTCGAAGGCAGCGTGCCCAACCCACATGTGAAAGCATCCGACTGGGGCTGGCAGATAGATCCGGTCGGCCTGCGTTACACCCTTGCCGCGCTGTATGAGCGTTATCAGAAGCCACTGTTTATCGTGGAAAATGGTTTTGGCGCGATTGATAAGCCTAATCAGCACGGGGTAATTGAGGATGATTACCGTATCGCTTATCTGCAGGCGCATATCGAGCAGATGAAAAAAGCGGTGTTTTATGACGGGGTTGAGCTGATGGGCTACACGCCGTGGGGCTGTATTGACTGTGTGTCATTCACCACCGGGCAGTACAGTAAACGTTATGGATTTATCCATGTTGATAAACACGATGACGGCAGTGGTACGCTGGCGCGGAGTAAGAAAAAGAGCTTTGCCTGGTATCAGCAGGTGATCGCCAGCAACGGCGAACAGCTTTAA
- a CDS encoding SDR family oxidoreductase, protein MKTVIITGAGRGIGRATALLLAQRGYQVVVNYHQRQQTAQDVVDEIQRAGGRAIAIQADLADEAQIVSLFQRVDAEFGAPDALVNNAGILFSQTRVEELSASRINKVFATNVTGTFICCREAVKRMALQHGGKGGAIVNISSVAARVGSPGEYVDYAASKGAVDTLTRGLALEVATQGIRVNGVRPGVIYTEMHADGGEPGRVDRVAPAVPMQRGGQPAEIAEAVAWLLSEAASYVTGSFIDVSGGR, encoded by the coding sequence ATGAAAACGGTGATTATTACCGGCGCAGGCCGGGGAATCGGGCGGGCGACCGCCTTACTGCTGGCACAACGTGGTTACCAGGTGGTGGTGAATTATCATCAACGCCAGCAAACCGCTCAGGACGTGGTGGACGAAATTCAGCGTGCGGGAGGGCGGGCAATAGCAATACAAGCCGATCTGGCCGATGAAGCGCAAATTGTCAGCCTGTTTCAGCGCGTTGATGCCGAGTTTGGTGCGCCGGACGCGTTGGTTAATAATGCCGGGATTCTGTTTTCGCAAACACGGGTTGAAGAACTTAGCGCCAGCCGCATTAATAAAGTGTTTGCAACCAATGTCACCGGTACTTTTATTTGCTGCCGCGAGGCGGTAAAACGCATGGCCTTACAACATGGCGGTAAAGGCGGGGCGATTGTCAACATCTCCTCGGTCGCGGCGCGGGTGGGTTCACCGGGGGAGTATGTCGATTATGCGGCCTCCAAAGGTGCGGTAGATACCTTAACCAGAGGGCTGGCGCTGGAAGTAGCGACGCAAGGTATCCGGGTTAATGGCGTACGGCCAGGCGTAATTTACACCGAAATGCATGCCGATGGCGGTGAGCCGGGGCGCGTTGATCGAGTAGCTCCGGCGGTACCCATGCAGCGTGGCGGTCAACCGGCAGAGATTGCGGAAGCTGTCGCCTGGCTACTCAGTGAGGCGGCGTCCTACGTCACCGGCAGCTTTATTGACGTTTCCGGCGGCCGATAA